In Pseudomonas sp. ADAK18, a single window of DNA contains:
- a CDS encoding ATP-binding protein, translating to MLRLFLRLYVILALGLAGAIWAVNFTFDELLPEANETYNREAMRGPMYSVVEQLRAVPDAARADRLAELQTHYGLRLALMPRGAAQLTEREQQLLAAGQVVVRGDFMEFIADIDGGPQLLNVKLPEEPKWLYLWAYGFLGVSLALVLYFWVRPHWRDLEHIRLAAQRFGDNDLGSRILLPRRSTVRELAGHFNQMAERIESLIANQRELTNAVSHELRTPIARLSFELDQLKQQADPRQSRALIADMYADLGELEEMVSELLTYASLERGATQVTRENIEAHSWLDSVIGSVALEAEAAGVQLLLRTCEVDYIRIEPRFMARAVINLLRNAIRYADHRVEVSLVKFGAGYEVRVNDDGPGVPLDGRSKIFEPFLRLDASRDRRTGGFGLGLALVKRVSQWHGGQVEVLDSEWGGASFRMTWAYVE from the coding sequence ATGTTACGGCTGTTTCTACGCCTGTATGTGATTCTGGCCCTGGGGCTGGCGGGGGCGATCTGGGCGGTGAACTTCACCTTCGACGAGCTGCTGCCTGAGGCTAACGAGACCTATAACCGCGAAGCAATGCGTGGGCCGATGTATAGCGTGGTGGAGCAACTGCGGGCGGTGCCTGACGCCGCGCGTGCTGATCGCCTGGCCGAACTGCAAACCCATTACGGGCTGCGCCTGGCGTTGATGCCGCGCGGTGCGGCGCAACTGACCGAACGTGAGCAGCAATTGTTGGCGGCCGGGCAGGTGGTGGTGCGTGGGGATTTCATGGAGTTCATTGCTGATATCGACGGTGGCCCACAGCTGCTTAATGTCAAGCTGCCGGAAGAACCCAAATGGCTGTACCTGTGGGCCTACGGCTTCCTGGGTGTGAGCCTGGCGCTGGTTCTGTATTTCTGGGTCCGTCCCCATTGGCGCGATCTGGAGCACATCCGTCTGGCGGCCCAGCGTTTTGGTGACAATGACTTGGGCTCACGGATCCTCTTGCCACGGCGCTCAACCGTGCGTGAATTGGCCGGGCACTTCAACCAGATGGCCGAGCGCATCGAAAGTCTGATCGCCAACCAGCGTGAATTGACCAACGCGGTTTCCCACGAACTGCGCACGCCCATTGCGCGTTTGTCGTTCGAGTTGGATCAGTTGAAACAACAGGCTGACCCACGGCAGAGCCGTGCACTGATCGCCGACATGTACGCGGACCTGGGCGAGCTGGAAGAAATGGTCTCGGAGCTGTTGACCTACGCCAGCCTTGAGCGTGGCGCCACGCAGGTCACCCGGGAAAATATCGAGGCCCACAGCTGGCTCGACAGCGTGATTGGCAGTGTTGCGCTGGAAGCCGAAGCGGCGGGGGTGCAGTTGCTGTTGCGCACCTGTGAAGTCGATTACATCCGCATTGAGCCGCGCTTTATGGCACGGGCGGTGATCAACCTGCTGCGCAACGCCATTCGTTATGCCGACCATCGCGTTGAGGTGTCGTTGGTGAAGTTTGGCGCGGGCTATGAAGTGCGGGTTAACGATGATGGTCCTGGCGTGCCGCTGGATGGCCGATCGAAGATCTTCGAGCCCTTCCTGCGCCTGGATGCCAGCCGTGACCGTCGCACCGGTGGCTTTGGCCTCGGGTTGGCGCTAGTGAAGCGGGTTAGCCAGTGGCATGGCGGGCAGGTTGAAGTACTGGACTCGGAGTGGGGCGGTGCGTCGTTTCGGATGACATGGGCGTATGTCGAATAA
- a CDS encoding MipA/OmpV family protein: MRSTNLCLSLTSLCLLTSANSVLAEDWQYSLKAGVANLPRYSGSDERVTAPLLGGEIISPWGIFLSTDKGLGWGYEGDNASFSAYVGTSASRKDKKSSTHAGSDKLKGMGEIKTRAQVGISGSYTLGSVILGATLEHALKEDDHKDSGKAFTSLELTVGTNLYEGQYGSLDASLSSRFGDGNYMQTWYGVTTGQAAQSRFRAYDAKGGMISNGMKLVWSLPINEHTNFSTLLDVQYLANEAGNSPIVERRLQTSVMGVIDYTF; the protein is encoded by the coding sequence ATGCGTTCAACAAACCTCTGTCTGTCGCTCACCTCGCTGTGCCTGCTCACCAGCGCCAACAGCGTATTGGCCGAAGACTGGCAATACAGCCTGAAGGCCGGTGTGGCCAACCTCCCGCGCTACAGCGGCAGCGACGAGCGGGTGACCGCCCCGTTGCTGGGCGGCGAGATCATCAGCCCGTGGGGGATTTTCCTCAGCACCGACAAAGGTCTGGGCTGGGGCTATGAAGGCGACAACGCCAGCTTCAGTGCCTATGTCGGCACCAGTGCCAGTCGCAAGGACAAAAAGAGCAGTACCCACGCAGGCTCCGACAAACTCAAAGGCATGGGTGAGATCAAGACCCGCGCCCAGGTCGGCATCAGCGGCAGCTACACCTTAGGCTCGGTGATCCTCGGCGCAACCCTGGAGCACGCCCTGAAAGAGGACGATCACAAAGACAGCGGCAAGGCTTTCACCTCCCTGGAGTTGACCGTCGGCACCAACTTGTATGAGGGCCAATACGGCTCGCTGGACGCCAGCCTCAGCAGCCGTTTTGGCGATGGCAACTACATGCAGACCTGGTATGGCGTGACCACCGGCCAAGCGGCCCAAAGTCGCTTCCGTGCTTATGACGCCAAGGGGGGCATGATCAGTAACGGGATGAAACTGGTGTGGAGTTTGCCGATCAACGAACACACCAACTTCTCGACCCTGCTGGATGTGCAATACCTGGCCAATGAGGCGGGCAACAGCCCGATTGTCGAGCGGCGTTTGCAGACTTCGGTGATGGGGGTGATTGACTACACGTTCTGA
- a CDS encoding MFS transporter, with protein sequence MRKDYLAFFVSLFLSRLADQILLFIVPLIVFQTTNSVSWAGLAFFVESLPRYLSFPVCGALCDKYPPVRILHISQVYRALACVVAVALYGLFDGIYWVVILSALCGVLTTQGIMAREVLLPNIFKQYSYAKTLSYSQIADQSGLVLGPLVAALMLEVWAWHWVVLGVAGLFLLADFAMRIWQRNTRINLETFEQHPGIWLQPLRIAFGHIRHLPELKKIIVLAVGVNLIIGVTLATSAAMVIGQYAASKDTYAGLQAGGAVVTIAILFFLARSTLPLRVLGGLSYSMIAVGALITAISPNVWAYAFGFLLVTGFDKMFNVYIRSVRQRVIPARDFGKTVGVLTLLNNLSQPLAGLLIALLAAPLGTQAVILLLAGITALIGIGVASGWHAAMKTELDVR encoded by the coding sequence ATGCGCAAGGACTATCTGGCGTTCTTCGTGTCGTTGTTCCTGTCCCGGCTGGCGGACCAGATTCTACTGTTCATCGTGCCGTTAATCGTCTTTCAAACCACCAACAGCGTGTCCTGGGCGGGCCTGGCATTTTTTGTCGAGTCGCTGCCGCGCTATCTGTCGTTCCCGGTCTGCGGGGCATTGTGCGACAAGTACCCGCCAGTGCGCATCTTGCATATCAGCCAAGTGTACCGAGCGCTGGCCTGTGTCGTGGCCGTGGCGCTGTACGGCTTGTTTGACGGCATCTATTGGGTTGTCATCCTCTCAGCACTCTGCGGTGTATTGACCACCCAGGGAATCATGGCCCGGGAAGTGCTGCTGCCGAATATTTTCAAACAATACAGTTATGCCAAGACCCTGTCCTACTCACAAATCGCCGACCAGAGCGGCCTGGTGCTGGGGCCACTGGTGGCGGCACTGATGCTGGAGGTCTGGGCTTGGCATTGGGTGGTGCTGGGGGTTGCCGGGCTGTTTCTGCTGGCAGATTTTGCGATGCGCATTTGGCAACGCAACACCCGCATCAACCTGGAAACCTTCGAACAACATCCGGGGATCTGGCTGCAGCCGTTGCGCATCGCCTTCGGGCATATCCGCCACCTGCCAGAGCTGAAAAAAATCATCGTGCTGGCCGTCGGCGTCAACCTGATCATCGGCGTAACCCTGGCCACCTCGGCCGCCATGGTCATTGGCCAATACGCCGCGAGCAAGGATACCTATGCAGGACTGCAAGCCGGCGGCGCAGTAGTGACCATTGCCATTCTGTTTTTCCTGGCACGCTCTACCCTGCCGTTGAGAGTCCTGGGTGGCTTGTCTTATTCAATGATTGCGGTGGGCGCACTGATCACCGCCATCAGCCCGAACGTGTGGGCTTATGCCTTCGGCTTCTTGCTGGTGACCGGCTTCGACAAGATGTTCAACGTATACATACGCAGCGTTCGCCAACGGGTGATCCCGGCCCGGGACTTTGGCAAAACCGTCGGGGTGCTGACCTTGCTCAACAATCTGTCCCAACCCTTGGCGGGCTTATTGATTGCGCTGCTGGCGGCGCCGCTGGGCACGCAGGCGGTGATCCTGTTGTTGGCCGGGATCACCGCACTGATCGGGATTGGAGTCGCGTCAGGCTGGCACGCCGCTATGAAAACGGAACTCGACGTCCGGTGA
- a CDS encoding winged helix-turn-helix domain-containing protein, with protein MENLGLGKVLLVEDDQKLAGLIAHFLSQHGFEVLAVHRGDLALAAFLEFKPKIVVLDLMLPGQSGLHVCREIRNVSDTPIVILTAKEDDLDHILGLESGADDYVIKPIKPPVLLARLRALQRRQVPEPTVRGSLEFGRLSIDRSCRVVSLGDEKIDLTTMEFELLWLLASAAGKILSRDDILNRMRGIAFDGLNRSVDVYISKLRGKLNDNPREPVCIKTIWGKGYLFNPFAWEV; from the coding sequence ATGGAAAACTTGGGTCTTGGCAAGGTCTTGCTCGTTGAGGACGATCAGAAGCTGGCAGGGCTGATCGCGCATTTCCTTTCCCAGCATGGTTTCGAAGTGTTGGCAGTACACCGTGGTGATCTGGCGCTGGCCGCCTTTCTGGAGTTCAAGCCCAAGATTGTCGTGCTCGACCTGATGCTGCCCGGCCAGAGTGGCCTGCATGTGTGCCGCGAGATTCGCAATGTCTCCGATACGCCGATCGTGATCCTCACCGCCAAGGAAGATGACCTGGACCATATCCTGGGCCTGGAGTCCGGGGCCGATGACTATGTGATCAAGCCAATCAAGCCTCCCGTGTTGCTGGCGCGCCTGCGCGCGTTGCAGCGGCGCCAGGTGCCTGAGCCGACGGTGCGCGGTTCCCTGGAGTTCGGCCGGCTGTCCATCGACCGCAGTTGCCGGGTGGTGAGCCTGGGGGACGAGAAGATCGACCTGACCACCATGGAGTTCGAGCTGTTGTGGTTGCTGGCCAGCGCCGCCGGGAAAATCCTTTCCCGCGACGACATCCTCAACCGCATGCGCGGGATTGCCTTCGACGGGCTCAACCGCAGTGTCGACGTGTATATCAGCAAGCTGCGCGGCAAACTCAATGACAACCCTCGGGAGCCGGTATGCATCAAGACCATCTGGGGCAAGGGTTACCTGTTCAATCCATTCGCCTGGGAGGTCTAA
- a CDS encoding tRNA-(ms[2]io[6]A)-hydroxylase, with the protein MNLPQIHEFLGCRTPDGWVQAALADQETLLIDHKNCEFKAASTALSLIAKYHSHVDLINLMSRLAREELVHHEQVMRLMKKRKIELRQLSASRYASGLRKVVRSHEPVKLVDTLVVGAFIEARSCERFEALVPHLDEELGKFYFGLLKSEARHFQGYLKLAYQYGDAKDIAQVIDRVRAAEQELIESPDVEFRFHSGVPA; encoded by the coding sequence ATGAACCTGCCGCAAATTCATGAATTCCTCGGCTGCCGTACGCCGGATGGCTGGGTCCAGGCCGCACTGGCGGATCAGGAAACCCTGCTGATCGACCACAAGAACTGCGAATTCAAGGCCGCCAGTACTGCCTTGAGCCTGATCGCCAAGTATCACTCCCACGTTGACTTGATCAACCTGATGTCGCGTCTGGCCCGGGAAGAATTGGTGCACCACGAGCAAGTCATGCGGCTGATGAAAAAGCGCAAGATTGAGTTGCGCCAACTATCGGCCAGCCGGTACGCCTCCGGTTTGCGCAAAGTGGTGCGTAGCCATGAACCGGTCAAACTGGTGGATACCCTGGTGGTCGGCGCGTTTATCGAAGCCCGCAGTTGCGAGCGTTTCGAAGCGCTGGTGCCGCATTTGGACGAAGAACTTGGCAAGTTCTACTTCGGCCTGCTGAAAAGCGAGGCGCGGCATTTCCAGGGTTATTTGAAGCTGGCGTATCAATACGGCGACGCCAAAGACATTGCCCAGGTCATCGACCGTGTGCGAGCGGCCGAGCAGGAGTTGATCGAGTCACCGGACGTCGAGTTCCGTTTTCATAGCGGCGTGCCAGCCTGA